From one Luteipulveratus mongoliensis genomic stretch:
- the argJ gene encoding bifunctional glutamate N-acetyltransferase/amino-acid acetyltransferase ArgJ translates to MSVTEPQGFRAAGVAAGLKTGDRRDVALVVNDGPDHHAAAVFTSNRVEAAPVTWSRQVVVDRRVDAVVLNSGGANACTGAQGFQDTHATAEAVATALEISAGDVVVCSTGLIGELLPMDKILNGVTAATNQLSAQGGPTAAEAIMTTDTVAKQALVQGDGWQVGGMAKGAGMLAPALATMLVVVTTDAVVDPEELDRVLRTATAQTFDRIDSDGCQSTNDTVLLLASGASGVTADPQALTEAVTTCCAQLARQLIADAEGAKHDIAIEIRSAATESDALEVARSIARNNLFKCAVFGNDPNWGRVLSAVGTTAAAFDPQTLDVSINGVEVCRSGGVGEDRSLVDLTQREVQVTVDLHAGDVTVTVWTNDLTHDYVHENSAYSS, encoded by the coding sequence GTGAGCGTGACCGAACCTCAAGGATTCCGCGCCGCTGGCGTTGCTGCGGGACTCAAGACGGGCGACCGACGTGATGTCGCTCTGGTCGTCAACGACGGCCCCGACCACCACGCGGCGGCGGTGTTCACGAGCAACCGGGTCGAGGCGGCACCGGTGACCTGGAGCCGCCAGGTGGTGGTCGACCGCAGGGTCGATGCCGTCGTCCTCAACTCCGGAGGTGCCAACGCGTGCACCGGCGCACAGGGCTTCCAGGACACCCATGCGACAGCTGAGGCCGTCGCCACTGCTCTGGAGATCTCTGCCGGCGACGTCGTGGTCTGCTCCACGGGTCTCATCGGTGAGCTCCTGCCGATGGACAAGATCCTCAACGGCGTTACGGCCGCAACGAATCAGCTGTCCGCACAGGGCGGTCCGACGGCGGCCGAGGCGATCATGACCACGGACACCGTCGCCAAGCAGGCCCTCGTCCAGGGCGACGGCTGGCAGGTCGGCGGGATGGCCAAGGGTGCCGGCATGCTCGCGCCGGCCCTCGCCACGATGCTGGTCGTCGTGACGACGGATGCGGTCGTCGACCCCGAGGAGCTCGACCGGGTGCTGCGTACGGCCACCGCCCAGACCTTCGACCGGATCGACTCCGACGGCTGTCAGTCGACCAACGACACCGTGCTCCTCCTCGCGTCCGGTGCCTCAGGCGTCACAGCCGATCCGCAAGCGCTGACGGAGGCGGTGACGACGTGCTGCGCGCAGCTGGCCCGCCAGCTCATCGCCGACGCCGAAGGCGCCAAGCACGACATCGCGATCGAGATCCGTTCAGCCGCAACGGAGTCCGACGCCCTCGAGGTCGCGCGGTCGATCGCACGCAACAACCTCTTCAAGTGCGCGGTCTTCGGCAACGACCCCAACTGGGGCCGGGTGTTGTCGGCGGTGGGCACGACAGCCGCGGCCTTCGACCCGCAGACTCTGGACGTCTCGATCAACGGGGTCGAGGTGTGCAGATCCGGCGGTGTGGGCGAGGACCGCTCACTGGTCGACCTCACCCAACGTGAGGTCCAGGTGACCGTGGACCTGCACGCCGGCGATGTCACAGTGACGGTCTGGACCAACGACCTCACGCACGACTACGTGCACGAGAACTCGGCGTACAGCTCATGA
- a CDS encoding DNA-3-methyladenine glycosylase, whose product MTRLSEEFFDRPVLQIAPELLGCVVTHAGVSVRLTEVEAYDGANDPGSHAFRGRTPRNASMFGPAGTLYVYFTYGMHFCCNIGCGPEGIASAVLLRAGEVMAGHDLARQRRGRSTDRDLARGPARLAQAMALGRDQDGLYTPDPDCAMSVEPRSQQGRPAVRTGPRVGLSGPGGNGATYPWRFWLDGETSVSAYRPAKPRRPRAT is encoded by the coding sequence ATGACGAGGCTCAGCGAGGAGTTCTTCGACCGGCCCGTCCTGCAGATCGCGCCGGAGCTGCTTGGCTGCGTGGTGACCCACGCCGGCGTCAGCGTCCGGCTCACCGAGGTGGAGGCGTACGACGGTGCCAACGATCCCGGCTCCCACGCCTTCCGTGGTCGCACGCCCCGCAACGCGAGCATGTTCGGGCCGGCAGGCACGCTCTACGTCTACTTCACCTACGGCATGCACTTCTGCTGCAACATCGGGTGCGGTCCGGAGGGCATCGCCAGCGCAGTGCTGCTGAGGGCGGGCGAGGTCATGGCCGGCCACGACCTCGCGCGGCAGCGTCGCGGTCGCTCGACCGACCGCGACCTGGCCCGCGGGCCGGCGCGTCTCGCACAGGCCATGGCCCTCGGCCGCGATCAGGATGGGCTGTATACGCCGGACCCGGACTGTGCGATGTCCGTCGAGCCGCGCAGTCAGCAGGGCCGTCCGGCTGTTCGCACTGGACCCCGTGTGGGCCTCAGCGGACCGGGCGGGAACGGCGCGACCTACCCGTGGCGGTTCTGGCTGGACGGGGAGACGAGCGTGTCGGCGTACCGCCCGGCGAAACCGCGTCGTCCTCGGGCGACCTGA
- the argF gene encoding ornithine carbamoyltransferase, whose protein sequence is MTRHFLRDDDLSPAEQAAVLQRAARLKADRHAEQPLAGPQGVAIVFDKPTLRTQLSFSVGVAELGGFPMVVDGRLAQIGTRESIPDTARVLGRQVSAIVWRTYEQARLEEMAAHAGVPVVNALTDDFHPCQILADLLTVIEHKGALAGLTMTYVGDAANNMAHSYLLGGALAGMHVRVAGPATHHPQAEILARASEIASETGGSVAATDDAVGAATDADVMITDTWVSMGQEAEAGSRKGEESPFAAYALDSALLAHAKSDAIVLHCLPAYRGFEIAAEVIDGPQSVVWDEAENRLHAQKALLAFLLEQGSS, encoded by the coding sequence ATGACCCGTCACTTCCTGCGCGACGACGATCTCAGCCCGGCCGAGCAGGCAGCCGTGCTCCAACGCGCGGCCCGCCTCAAGGCAGATCGCCACGCTGAGCAGCCGCTCGCGGGTCCTCAAGGCGTGGCGATCGTCTTCGACAAGCCGACGTTGCGCACCCAGCTTTCCTTCTCGGTGGGCGTTGCCGAGCTCGGCGGGTTCCCGATGGTGGTCGACGGCAGGCTGGCCCAGATCGGCACCCGCGAGTCCATCCCCGACACGGCACGGGTCCTCGGCCGCCAGGTGAGCGCGATCGTCTGGCGGACCTACGAGCAGGCCCGTCTTGAGGAGATGGCCGCCCACGCCGGCGTACCCGTGGTCAACGCACTCACCGATGACTTCCACCCCTGCCAGATCCTCGCGGACCTGCTCACCGTGATCGAGCACAAGGGCGCGCTCGCGGGCCTGACGATGACCTACGTCGGGGATGCGGCCAACAACATGGCGCACTCCTACCTCCTCGGTGGCGCCCTCGCCGGTATGCACGTCCGCGTCGCCGGGCCCGCCACGCACCACCCGCAGGCAGAGATCCTCGCCCGCGCCAGCGAGATCGCTTCGGAGACAGGCGGATCCGTCGCCGCGACCGATGATGCTGTCGGGGCCGCCACCGATGCGGACGTCATGATCACAGACACCTGGGTCTCGATGGGGCAGGAGGCCGAGGCAGGCTCCCGCAAGGGCGAGGAGTCGCCGTTCGCGGCGTACGCCCTCGACAGCGCTCTTCTCGCCCATGCCAAGTCGGACGCCATCGTGCTGCACTGCCTGCCGGCCTACCGCGGTTTCGAGATCGCGGCCGAGGTGATCGACGGTCCGCAGTCCGTCGTGTGGGACGAGGCAGAGAACCGCCTCCATGCTCAGAAGGCCTTGCTCGCCTTCCTCCTCGAGCAGGGTTCGTCGTGA
- a CDS encoding acetylornithine transaminase, protein MTTTDSHQAGLLERYRRSLLGVFGTPPLVLSHGEGCYVWDADGHRYLDLVGGIAVNALGHGHPALVSALSKQAAEAIHISNLFTSVPQIELAERLLQIAGAPEGSGVFLANSGAEAIEAAIKLSRRTGRQQIIAAEGAFHGRTTGALALTSKAAYREPFEPLLPGVSHIPYGDVDALRAAVTEATAAVVLEPLQGEAGVIDPGPDYLVAAREITQAAGALLIIDEIQTGVGRTGEWFAFQASGIQPDAITVAKGLGGGVPIGALITFGERSSALLTAGQHGTTFGGNPLATAGALAVLDTIEQSDLLRHVTRAGQHLVDQVAALDHPLIVPVRGRGLLRAIPLREPVAPALAAAAREAGFIVNPVSPQAIRLAPPLIITPEQLDTFVAALPGLLDSLEGQS, encoded by the coding sequence ATGACGACCACTGACAGCCACCAGGCCGGCCTCCTCGAGCGCTATCGCCGCAGCCTGCTCGGTGTCTTCGGCACGCCACCACTCGTGCTCTCCCACGGTGAGGGCTGCTACGTCTGGGACGCCGACGGTCACCGCTACCTCGACTTGGTCGGTGGCATCGCCGTCAATGCGCTCGGACACGGCCACCCGGCCCTCGTCTCAGCGCTGTCCAAGCAGGCCGCTGAGGCGATCCACATCTCCAACCTGTTCACCTCGGTCCCGCAGATCGAGCTCGCGGAGCGGCTCCTGCAGATTGCTGGCGCCCCGGAGGGTTCGGGCGTCTTCCTCGCCAACTCCGGCGCCGAGGCCATCGAGGCCGCGATCAAGCTCAGCCGTCGCACGGGTCGTCAGCAGATCATCGCCGCCGAAGGCGCCTTCCACGGTCGTACGACAGGGGCGCTCGCGCTCACCTCGAAGGCTGCCTACCGCGAGCCGTTCGAGCCGCTGCTGCCGGGCGTCAGCCACATCCCATACGGCGACGTCGACGCTCTCCGGGCCGCGGTCACCGAGGCGACCGCGGCCGTCGTACTCGAGCCCCTCCAGGGTGAGGCCGGCGTGATCGACCCCGGGCCCGACTACCTGGTCGCCGCGCGCGAGATCACCCAGGCAGCGGGTGCACTGCTGATCATCGACGAGATCCAGACCGGTGTCGGCCGTACGGGGGAGTGGTTCGCGTTCCAGGCGAGCGGCATCCAGCCCGACGCGATCACCGTCGCCAAAGGGCTGGGCGGCGGCGTACCCATCGGCGCGCTGATCACGTTCGGGGAGCGCAGCTCTGCTCTGCTCACGGCCGGCCAGCACGGCACGACGTTCGGCGGCAACCCGCTCGCGACCGCCGGAGCGCTGGCGGTGCTCGACACGATCGAGCAGTCGGACTTGCTACGACATGTCACACGGGCCGGGCAGCACCTGGTCGACCAGGTCGCCGCGCTCGATCACCCACTCATCGTACCGGTCCGCGGCCGTGGTCTGCTCCGAGCGATTCCGCTGCGGGAGCCCGTTGCGCCAGCGCTGGCCGCAGCTGCTCGAGAAGCGGGCTTCATCGTCAATCCCGTTTCGCCGCAAGCGATTCGGCTTGCACCACCGCTCATCATCACGCCCGAGCAGCTCGACACGTTCGTCGCAGCGCTGCCCGGCCTGCTCGACTCCTTGGAGGGCCAGTCATGA
- the argC gene encoding N-acetyl-gamma-glutamyl-phosphate reductase, translated as MQVIKVGVAGASGYAGGEVLRLVLGHPSCEIGSLTAGGSAGTALGLVAPHLGPLRERVLQETTAEAFADHDVVFLALPHGASAALADALPDDVVVIDCGADHRLVDAAVWERFYGTPHAGAWPYGMPELLSNGGARQREQLVGARRIAVPGCYPTAVSLALAPALAAGLAQPEDIVVVAASGTSGAGRALKPHLLGAEVMSSMSPYGVGGGHRHTPEIEQNLAAAAGQPVQVSFTPTLAPMPRGILATCTARLRGDVDEQAVRAAYESAYGTEQFVTLLPEGQWPSTGAVLGSNQVQMQVAVDPHAGRVIVVAAVDNLTKGTAGAAVQSMNLALGFAEDTGLSSVGVAP; from the coding sequence ATGCAGGTGATCAAGGTTGGCGTCGCGGGCGCGAGTGGGTACGCCGGGGGAGAGGTGCTGCGGCTGGTCCTCGGCCACCCCTCCTGCGAGATAGGCAGCCTGACGGCGGGCGGGAGCGCCGGCACAGCGCTGGGGCTCGTCGCTCCGCACCTCGGGCCGCTGCGAGAGCGCGTCCTGCAGGAGACCACAGCCGAGGCCTTCGCGGACCACGACGTGGTCTTCCTTGCCCTACCGCACGGCGCGTCCGCGGCCTTGGCCGATGCCCTCCCGGACGACGTGGTCGTGATCGACTGTGGCGCCGACCATCGGCTCGTGGATGCGGCGGTGTGGGAGCGGTTCTACGGCACCCCTCACGCCGGGGCCTGGCCGTACGGCATGCCCGAGCTGCTGAGCAACGGCGGAGCGCGGCAGCGCGAGCAGCTCGTGGGCGCGCGCCGAATCGCCGTCCCGGGTTGCTATCCGACCGCCGTCAGCCTCGCGCTCGCGCCGGCCTTGGCTGCCGGTCTCGCGCAGCCTGAGGACATCGTGGTTGTCGCAGCGAGCGGGACGTCGGGTGCTGGGCGTGCGCTCAAGCCGCACCTGCTCGGCGCCGAGGTGATGAGCTCCATGAGCCCGTACGGCGTGGGCGGCGGGCACCGACACACACCGGAGATCGAGCAGAACCTCGCGGCTGCCGCGGGACAGCCCGTGCAGGTGTCCTTCACGCCGACGCTGGCGCCGATGCCGCGTGGGATCCTCGCGACGTGCACGGCCCGCCTCCGTGGCGATGTCGACGAGCAAGCCGTCCGGGCGGCGTACGAATCTGCTTATGGCACAGAGCAGTTCGTGACGCTGCTGCCTGAGGGCCAGTGGCCTTCGACGGGAGCCGTGCTTGGGTCGAACCAGGTGCAGATGCAGGTTGCCGTTGATCCGCACGCCGGACGGGTGATCGTGGTGGCTGCGGTCGACAACCTCACCAAGGGCACCGCCGGGGCCGCTGTCCAAAGCATGAATCTTGCCCTCGGGTTCGCCGAGGACACCGGACTGAGCAGTGTGGGAGTGGCGCCGTGA
- the argH gene encoding argininosuccinate lyase, with protein MSASHDQPSGAEEERVSLWGGRFAGGPADALAALSKSTHFDWRLAPYDIAGSRAHARVLHRAGLLDDATLASMLEGLQRLLADVGDGSFAPAPDDEDVHTALERGLIERVGPDVGGRLRAGRSRNDQVATLFRMYLREHARVVAALVLDVVDSLVAQADQHLGVAMPGRTHLQHAQPVLLSHHLLAHAWALLRDVDRWVDWDSRADESPYGSGALAGSSLGLDPVAVATDLGFTRATWNSIDGTASRDFVAEFAFVSAMAAVDISRFAEEVVLWATKEFSFVTLDDSYSTGSSIMPQKKNPDVAELARGKAGRLVGDLTGLLTTLKALPLAYNRDLQEDKEPVFDAVDTLEVLLPAFSGMVATLTFHPERLESLAPQGFSLATDIAEWLVRQGVAFRIAHEVAGACVRACEEREIELWDLSDDELAAISEHLTPQVREVLTVPGSLASRSSQGGTAPDRVREQLERVRQESAKHRSWTAHSVLPRA; from the coding sequence GTGTCTGCCAGCCACGACCAGCCGAGCGGTGCCGAGGAGGAGCGGGTGAGCCTCTGGGGAGGTCGTTTCGCCGGCGGTCCGGCCGACGCGCTCGCCGCGCTCTCCAAGTCCACCCACTTCGACTGGCGACTCGCGCCCTATGACATCGCCGGGTCGCGGGCACATGCGCGCGTGCTGCACCGAGCAGGTCTCCTCGACGACGCGACTCTCGCGTCGATGCTCGAGGGTCTGCAACGTCTGCTGGCCGACGTCGGCGACGGCTCGTTCGCGCCGGCTCCGGACGACGAGGATGTGCACACCGCCCTCGAACGCGGTCTGATCGAGAGGGTCGGACCCGACGTGGGCGGTCGGCTGCGTGCCGGGCGCTCGCGCAACGACCAGGTCGCCACGTTGTTCCGGATGTACCTACGTGAGCACGCGCGTGTCGTTGCGGCGTTGGTCCTGGACGTCGTCGACTCGCTGGTCGCACAAGCAGATCAGCACCTCGGCGTGGCGATGCCGGGGCGGACTCACCTGCAGCACGCGCAGCCCGTCCTCTTGTCTCACCATCTCCTGGCCCACGCGTGGGCGCTCCTACGCGATGTCGACCGGTGGGTGGACTGGGACAGTCGCGCTGACGAATCTCCTTACGGATCAGGCGCACTCGCTGGGTCGTCCCTGGGCCTCGACCCAGTTGCCGTCGCCACCGACCTCGGCTTCACCCGTGCCACCTGGAACTCCATCGACGGGACGGCATCACGGGACTTCGTGGCCGAGTTCGCTTTCGTCTCAGCGATGGCCGCGGTCGACATCTCGCGCTTCGCCGAGGAGGTCGTCCTCTGGGCGACCAAGGAGTTCTCGTTCGTGACGCTCGATGACTCCTACTCCACCGGGTCGAGCATCATGCCGCAGAAGAAGAACCCTGACGTGGCGGAGCTCGCGCGTGGCAAAGCCGGCCGGTTGGTCGGCGACCTGACCGGTCTCCTCACCACGCTGAAGGCCCTGCCCCTGGCCTACAACCGTGACCTGCAGGAGGACAAGGAGCCGGTCTTCGACGCGGTGGACACGCTCGAGGTCCTCCTTCCAGCCTTCTCCGGCATGGTCGCGACGCTCACGTTTCACCCAGAGCGGCTCGAATCCCTTGCGCCACAAGGGTTCTCGTTGGCAACTGACATCGCTGAGTGGCTCGTGCGACAAGGCGTGGCGTTCCGGATCGCGCACGAGGTCGCCGGCGCGTGCGTCCGTGCCTGCGAAGAGCGGGAGATCGAGCTCTGGGACCTGTCCGACGACGAACTCGCCGCGATCAGTGAGCACCTGACTCCTCAGGTACGCGAGGTCCTCACCGTCCCGGGTTCTCTCGCCTCGCGGTCGTCGCAGGGAGGCACGGCGCCGGATCGAGTGCGCGAGCAGCTCGAGCGGGTCCGCCAGGAGTCGGCGAAGCACCGCTCCTGGACTGCGCACTCGGTTCTCCCGCGCGCCTGA
- the argB gene encoding acetylglutamate kinase codes for MSLRTPDSLLAAADKAATLVEALPWLERFKDALVVVKYGGNAMTDDTLKAAFAADVAFLRYAGLRVVVVHGGGPQIQTMLDRLGVASEFKGGLRVTTPEAMDVVRMVLTGQVSRELVGLINQHGPLAVGLSGEDGALFGARRRPGTVDGVEVDLGLVGDVVTVNPSAVRDLLDAGRIPVVSSVAPDLDQDGQVLNVNADTAAAALAVALGAHKLVVLTDVEGIYERWPDRDSLLSSLSVERAEVLLETVASGMVPKLEACIRAVRGGVPQAHVIDGRASHSLLLEIFTDEGIGTMVLPQEATA; via the coding sequence ATGAGCCTGCGCACTCCCGACTCGCTGCTCGCCGCGGCAGACAAGGCAGCCACCCTGGTCGAGGCGCTGCCCTGGCTCGAGCGGTTCAAGGACGCCCTCGTGGTGGTGAAGTACGGCGGCAACGCGATGACCGACGACACGCTCAAGGCTGCGTTCGCCGCTGATGTGGCCTTCCTGCGTTACGCCGGGCTGCGCGTCGTGGTGGTCCACGGTGGCGGACCGCAGATCCAGACGATGCTCGACCGCCTCGGCGTCGCGAGCGAGTTCAAGGGCGGTCTGCGGGTCACGACACCCGAGGCGATGGATGTCGTACGCATGGTGCTCACCGGGCAGGTGTCGCGCGAGCTCGTGGGACTCATCAACCAGCACGGCCCGTTGGCAGTCGGACTGTCCGGCGAGGACGGCGCGCTGTTCGGCGCGCGTAGGCGTCCCGGGACTGTGGATGGCGTCGAGGTGGATCTCGGCCTCGTCGGCGACGTCGTCACCGTCAACCCATCAGCCGTCCGCGATCTGCTGGACGCCGGTCGCATCCCGGTCGTCTCGTCGGTCGCGCCCGACCTCGACCAGGACGGTCAGGTCCTCAACGTCAACGCCGACACGGCCGCCGCTGCTCTGGCCGTCGCCCTCGGTGCGCACAAGCTCGTCGTCCTCACGGACGTCGAAGGCATCTACGAGCGCTGGCCCGACCGAGACAGCCTGCTGTCCAGCCTCAGCGTCGAGCGCGCGGAGGTCCTGCTGGAGACCGTGGCATCAGGCATGGTCCCCAAGCTCGAGGCCTGCATCCGCGCGGTGCGTGGCGGCGTACCCCAGGCACACGTGATTGATGGGCGCGCCTCCCACTCGCTGCTGCTCGAGATCTTCACCGACGAGGGAATCGGCACCATGGTGCTGCCACAGGAGGCGACCGCATGA
- the pheT gene encoding phenylalanine--tRNA ligase subunit beta codes for MLVPIEWLRDYVAVPAEATGLEVAASLVKVGLEEEGLVGGDITGPLVVGRVLTQEPEPQKNGKTINWCTVDVGDANGTGEPQGVVCGAHNFGVGDLVVTVLPGAVLPGGFAISARKTYGHVSSGMICAADELGLPDDGSGGIIRLAERLGRDDLTPGEDAIPLLGLDRETIEVNVTPDRGYCFSLRGIAREYGHATGASFTDPAIALSKAAPPANEQGHAVRLADESPLRGVPGCDRYIARVVRGIDPQAQTPAWLATRITEAGMRPVSLAVDVTNYVMLALGQPLHAFDVSTLGGPIVVRRAQSGEQLTTLDGVERKLYAEDLLITDSGDQVLGIAGVMGGQTSEVSESTTDVLIEAAHFDPISVARSSRRHRLTSEASKRFERGVDPDVAAAAAQLAVDLLVEHGGGTVDEGVSDVDERAERQSLRMPVELPTRLVGVDYSSADVIGVLREIGCDVIELGDELQVTPPSWRPDLRNGPDLVEEVARLKGYDQIPSVLPTPPGGRGLTHSQKVRRIVANALAAQGLSEVLTYPFVSDAIFDQLAYQPGDPRRTAVRLVNPLSDEQPLMRTSVLSTLLDTVRRNASRGSKDLGLFELGLVVAGGQGTAESYPVGEYPGPDAVQAVRDAVPDQPRHLAFALAGEIERAGWWGAGRSADWSDAVATARAVGEVLAVPLSVEAGDEAPFHPGRCARLSLADGTLVGQVGELHPKVVQTLGLPARTVAGELDLDVLVRASEPLVQVTPLATYPVANSDVALTLDAGVPAAEVERALRSGAGELLDTVTLFDVYSGDQVGEGKKSLAYRLVFRSPERTLTTEEVNDLRDAAVSSAAGATGAVQRI; via the coding sequence ATGCTCGTCCCGATCGAGTGGCTGCGTGACTACGTCGCGGTGCCGGCCGAGGCGACCGGCCTCGAGGTGGCTGCCAGCCTGGTCAAGGTTGGTCTCGAAGAAGAAGGCCTGGTCGGTGGCGACATCACCGGACCGCTGGTCGTGGGCCGCGTGCTCACCCAGGAGCCCGAGCCGCAGAAGAACGGCAAGACGATCAACTGGTGCACCGTGGACGTCGGCGATGCCAACGGCACCGGCGAGCCGCAGGGCGTCGTCTGTGGGGCACACAACTTCGGCGTCGGCGACCTGGTCGTCACCGTCCTGCCGGGTGCCGTGCTGCCGGGTGGTTTCGCCATCTCCGCGCGCAAGACCTACGGGCACGTCAGCTCAGGGATGATCTGCGCCGCCGACGAGCTCGGTCTGCCCGACGACGGCTCAGGCGGCATCATCCGTCTCGCTGAGCGCCTCGGCCGCGACGACCTGACGCCCGGTGAGGACGCCATCCCGTTGCTCGGTCTTGACCGCGAGACCATCGAGGTCAACGTCACGCCCGACCGGGGCTACTGCTTCAGCCTGCGTGGGATCGCCCGTGAGTACGGCCATGCGACCGGTGCGTCGTTCACCGACCCCGCCATCGCCTTGTCGAAGGCGGCGCCGCCGGCCAACGAGCAGGGGCACGCCGTCCGCCTGGCCGACGAGTCGCCGTTGCGTGGCGTGCCCGGCTGCGACCGCTACATCGCCCGGGTGGTTCGTGGCATCGACCCGCAGGCGCAGACACCGGCATGGCTCGCGACCCGCATCACCGAGGCCGGCATGCGGCCGGTGTCGCTCGCTGTCGACGTGACCAACTACGTCATGCTCGCGCTCGGCCAACCGCTGCACGCCTTCGACGTGTCGACGCTCGGCGGGCCGATCGTCGTACGCCGGGCGCAGTCGGGGGAGCAGCTGACCACGCTCGACGGTGTCGAGCGCAAGCTCTATGCCGAGGACCTGTTGATCACCGACTCCGGCGACCAGGTGCTCGGCATCGCGGGAGTGATGGGCGGCCAGACGTCCGAGGTGTCGGAGTCGACGACAGACGTCCTCATCGAGGCGGCGCACTTCGACCCGATCTCGGTGGCGCGCTCCTCGCGGCGCCATCGGCTGACGAGCGAGGCTTCCAAGCGTTTCGAGCGTGGCGTCGACCCCGACGTCGCTGCAGCGGCCGCGCAGCTGGCCGTCGACCTTCTGGTGGAGCACGGCGGCGGCACAGTCGACGAGGGCGTCAGTGACGTTGATGAGCGCGCGGAGCGTCAGAGCCTTCGTATGCCGGTGGAGCTGCCGACCCGACTCGTCGGCGTCGACTACTCGTCGGCCGACGTGATCGGCGTCCTCCGTGAGATCGGTTGCGACGTCATCGAGCTCGGCGACGAGCTCCAGGTCACGCCGCCCTCATGGCGGCCAGACCTGCGCAACGGACCCGACCTCGTCGAGGAGGTCGCCAGACTCAAGGGCTACGACCAGATCCCATCGGTCTTGCCGACACCCCCTGGTGGTCGCGGCTTGACCCACTCCCAGAAGGTCCGGCGCATTGTCGCGAACGCCCTTGCCGCGCAAGGACTTTCGGAAGTCCTGACCTATCCCTTCGTCAGCGATGCCATCTTCGACCAGCTCGCCTATCAGCCCGGGGACCCTCGCCGGACCGCCGTACGACTGGTCAACCCGCTCTCCGACGAGCAGCCCCTGATGCGTACCTCGGTCCTGTCGACTCTGCTGGACACCGTGCGGCGCAACGCGTCCCGCGGCTCCAAGGACCTCGGGCTCTTCGAGCTCGGTCTGGTCGTCGCGGGTGGACAGGGCACCGCGGAGTCCTATCCCGTGGGCGAGTACCCCGGGCCGGATGCCGTGCAGGCCGTACGCGACGCCGTGCCCGATCAGCCCCGTCACCTCGCGTTCGCGCTGGCAGGCGAGATCGAGCGCGCCGGCTGGTGGGGAGCAGGGCGCAGTGCCGACTGGTCCGACGCGGTGGCCACGGCCCGCGCTGTGGGCGAGGTGCTGGCGGTCCCGCTGAGTGTCGAGGCCGGCGACGAGGCGCCCTTCCACCCGGGCCGCTGTGCGCGGTTGTCGCTGGCGGACGGCACGCTCGTCGGTCAGGTCGGCGAGCTGCATCCCAAGGTCGTCCAGACGCTGGGCCTGCCGGCGCGCACGGTCGCGGGCGAGCTCGACCTCGATGTTCTCGTCCGTGCCAGTGAGCCCCTGGTGCAGGTGACGCCCCTGGCGACCTACCCGGTGGCCAACAGTGATGTCGCACTGACCTTGGATGCCGGCGTACCCGCGGCCGAGGTCGAGCGTGCCCTGCGCTCAGGCGCGGGTGAGCTGCTCGATACGGTGACGTTGTTCGACGTCTACTCAGGTGACCAGGTGGGAGAGGGCAAGAAGTCGCTGGCCTACCGCCTCGTCTTCCGCTCGCCGGAGCGCACGCTGACGACCGAAGAAGTCAACGACCTGCGCGACGCGGCAGTCAGCAGCGCTGCCGGTGCCACAGGGGCCGTACAGCGCATCTGA
- a CDS encoding arginine repressor, protein MIARTRTARHQRIIEIIQGEAIHSQTELAARLAVDGLEVTQATLSRDLVELGAEKVRQGRQLVYAVPGEGADRTPRAGGEEHEPSDGRLRRVAAELLVDAEATRDLVVLRTPPGAANFLASAIDHAGLSSVLGTIAGDDTILVIARPGHPGADVAATLLDLAQHEAAPASNNQED, encoded by the coding sequence GTGATCGCCCGTACGCGGACGGCGCGTCACCAGCGCATCATCGAGATCATCCAGGGCGAGGCGATCCACTCCCAGACCGAGCTCGCGGCGCGCCTTGCGGTGGACGGGCTGGAGGTCACACAGGCGACGCTGTCGCGTGACCTCGTCGAGCTCGGCGCGGAGAAGGTGCGTCAGGGCCGACAGCTCGTGTACGCCGTACCCGGCGAGGGCGCGGACCGCACCCCTCGAGCCGGCGGCGAGGAGCACGAGCCGTCGGACGGGCGACTCCGCCGGGTGGCTGCAGAGCTGCTCGTCGACGCCGAGGCCACCCGCGACCTCGTCGTGCTCCGTACGCCGCCCGGTGCGGCCAACTTCCTGGCCTCAGCGATCGACCACGCGGGTCTGTCATCGGTTCTTGGCACCATCGCCGGCGATGACACGATCCTGGTGATCGCACGACCCGGACATCCGGGCGCTGACGTCGCCGCGACCCTTCTCGACCTTGCCCAGCACGAGGCCGCACCGGCCAGCAACAACCAGGAGGACTGA